The Manis javanica isolate MJ-LG chromosome 2, MJ_LKY, whole genome shotgun sequence genome contains a region encoding:
- the LOC140845536 gene encoding uncharacterized protein, translating into MKPSPWRSASRGKHPSPARSGGAAPALRGSPPPPLSSRGPESPQRHIPGDSRSVTRPTRRAAARGSRGGKGAAEGGAAARSGSQRPDTKRPARPVPPVPTRPGVQFPRPGPLVAVGAARANPALPPPPPLLLRKQKQAAGPGRSQGPVRGHSPGVPPERSREPTVGAGAGDTAGGSESAQNERVGDAGPRVRPGVGAAGISHSALEQPVGASPPSGRRAAGRRPMGAPRAGWLHGPPTSQLPGRQALRSPRRRLLLPARRPGSLARSTAHPRHPHPPPEPGERAARSVGAPPVTRLCAARSAAVQRNTIPSLCYMCTERPACARHGARHWEIRDRNRFF; encoded by the exons ATGAAGCCCTCGCCCTGGCGGAGCGCGTCGCGCGGGAAGCATCCCTCTCCAGCCCGCAGCGGCGGGGCAGCCCCCGCACTTCGCGGGTCCCCGCCGCCACCCCTCTCCTCCCGCGGGCCAGAGAGTCCCCAGAGGCACATTCCTGGTGACTCCCGCTCCGTTACCCGGCCGACCCGGCGTGCGGCCGCCcgggggagcaggggagggaagggagcggCCGAGGGAGGCGCGGCCGCCCGCTCCGGGTCCCAGCGCCCCGACACAAAGCGCCCGGCCCGGCCCGTGCCACCTGTTCCCACCCGGCCTGGGG TCCAGTTTCCCCGCCCCGGCCCTTTGGTGGCCGTGGGCGCTGCCCGGGCAAACCCCGCCttgcctccgccgccgccgctgctgctgcGAAAGCAAAAGCAGGCGGCGGGGCCCGGGAGGAGCCAGGGACCCGTGCGCGGACACTCACCCGGAGTCCCTCCGGAGCGCAGTCGGGAGCCGACCGTGGGCGCCGGCGCTGGGGACACGGCGGGTGGCAGCGAGAGCGCACAGAACGAGCGGGTGGGGGACGCGGGCCCGCGCGTTCGCCCTGGCGTCGGCGCGGCGGGGATCTCCCACTCGGCTCTGGAGCAGCCCGTAGGCGCCTCGCCGCCTTCCGGGCGGAGGGCGGCCGGCAGGCGGCCAATGGGGGCCCCGCGGGCGGGCTGGCTGCACGGcccacccacctcccagctgcctgGCCGGCAGGCGCTGCGTTCTCCGCGGCGCCGGCTGCTGCTCCCCGCTCGGCGCCCGGGCTCGCTGGCGCGCTCTACCGCGCACCCCCGCCACCCACACCCTCCCCCGGAGCCTGGGGAGCGCGCCGCGCGCAGCGTGGGCGCCCCACCTGTGACACGCCTCTGCGCGGCCCGCTCTGCTGCGGTCCAGAGAAATACGATTCCTTCGCTCTGCTACATGTGTACCGAGCGCCCGGCGTGTGCCAGGCACGGGGCTCGGCACTGGGAAATCAGAGACCGAAATcgatttttttaa